In Parasegetibacter sp. NRK P23, a single genomic region encodes these proteins:
- a CDS encoding 16S rRNA (uracil(1498)-N(3))-methyltransferase, with translation MALPYFYQEQYAGEKNWILDEDTSKHCVQVLRMEAGEKLVLTNGKGLLATVQITDPHKKKCGVTLVSVENIPAPAHKQLIGISLLKNASRFEWFLEKATELGINGIVPLLCKRTERQHFREERLKGILIAAMLQSQKAWLPELYTPQSIEEVVKIPAEKKFIAHCMDSEKTPLKMMVTPAVSQYLLIGPEGDFTEEEVISASNAGFQPVSLGNFRLRTETAGIYGAVTLMM, from the coding sequence ATGGCGCTCCCTTATTTTTACCAGGAACAATATGCAGGCGAAAAAAACTGGATATTGGACGAAGACACCAGCAAGCATTGTGTACAGGTACTGCGGATGGAAGCCGGTGAAAAACTGGTGCTCACCAACGGGAAAGGACTACTTGCTACCGTTCAGATCACGGATCCGCACAAAAAGAAATGCGGCGTCACCCTTGTTTCGGTGGAAAATATCCCTGCCCCGGCCCACAAACAACTGATCGGGATCTCTCTTTTAAAGAATGCTTCGCGGTTCGAATGGTTCCTGGAGAAGGCAACTGAACTCGGCATTAACGGTATTGTACCCTTGTTGTGTAAAAGAACGGAGCGTCAACATTTCAGGGAAGAAAGGCTGAAGGGCATTCTCATTGCCGCGATGCTCCAGTCGCAGAAAGCCTGGCTTCCAGAGTTATATACTCCCCAATCCATAGAAGAAGTCGTTAAAATACCCGCTGAAAAAAAGTTCATAGCCCACTGCATGGACAGTGAAAAAACGCCCTTAAAAATGATGGTAACCCCGGCCGTTTCCCAGTATTTATTAATCGGCCCCGAAGGGGATTTCACGGAAGAAGAAGTAATATCAGCCAGCAACGCAGGCTTTCAACCCGTCTCCCTGGGCAATTTCCGGCTCCGCACCGAAACCGCCGGCATCTACGGTGCAGTAACACTTATGATGTAG